In Arctopsyche grandis isolate Sample6627 unplaced genomic scaffold, ASM5162203v2 HiC_scaffold_536, whole genome shotgun sequence, one DNA window encodes the following:
- the LOC143922148 gene encoding uncharacterized protein LOC143922148 codes for MDDETIEDPADSPILKTERRSGAREMLSLIKSAKESKIIKEFTEIPNQKRRSRRDLTKIPKKKRRTSTKEYFTKQKVNAEKRSSSVCRMSTEVGPKPDKKSFYLPVQTSPVNAESKPLEKSKRRSSCPEINLDNGSKNDGMQSFILITKNSKGQSIDPFCWRCHKSRTHINCSICPKAFHIRCLPNKLPDLSEWTCIECAELNRYFFCYSTFMNYVQE; via the exons ATGGACGACGAAACGATTGAAGATCCTGCAGATTCGCCGATATTGAAAACCGAACGGAGGAGTGGAGCCCGAGAAATGCTGTCGCTGATTAAATCTGCAAAAGAGTCGAAAATCATAAAGGAGTTCACCGAGATTCCGAATCAGAAGAGACGGTCCCGACGCGACTTGACGAAGATACCTAAAAAAAAACGACGCACTAGTACAAAGGAATATTTTACAAAGCAAAAGGTCAACGCAGAGAAAAGATCTTCGTCTGTTTGTAGAATGAGCACTGAAGTCGGACCGAAGCCtgataaaaaatctttttatcttcCGGTCCAAACGTCTCCAGTCAACGCTGAATCAAAGCCGTTGGAAAAAAGCAAGCGTCGATCTTCATGCCCCGAAATCAACCTTGATAATGGCAGTAAAAAT GACGGTATGCagtcatttattttaatcacaaagAATTCAAAGGGACAAAGTATAGATCCCTTTTGTTGGCGTTGTCACAAAAGTCGAACGCATATCAACTGCTCAATATGTCCAAAAGCATTTCATATACGATGTTTGCCTAATAAGCTGCCTGATTTATCAGAATGGACATGCATTGAATGCGCAGAGCTGAataggtattttttttgttattcaacATTCATGAATTATGTACAGGAATAA